Below is a window of Trichocoleus desertorum ATA4-8-CV12 DNA.
GCGTCGAATTACTCCATGAGACTCCTAGTTAGTAACGACGATGGCATTTATGCCTTAGGAATTCGCAGCCTAGCGAATGGGATGGCTGAGGCAGGTCATGAAGTGACAGTTGTTTGCCCCGATCGAGAGCGATCGGCTACAGGCCACGGCTTAACCCTGCATAGCCCCATCCGAGCGGAAGAAGTCGAATCAGTCTTTCATCCCAGCGTCAAGGCTTGGGCCTGTTCAGGAACTCCTTCAGATTGTGTTAAGTTGGCTTTAGGAGCACTGCTGGACAATCCACCAGATTTTGTGCTCTCTGGCATTAATCACGGTTCTAATCTGGGGACTGATGTGCTCTACTCAGGCACAGTCTCAGCGGCGATGGAAGGGGTAATTGAAGGAATCCCCAGCATTGCCTTTAGTTTGACCAGTTTTAGCTGTAAAGAATTTCAGCCAGCCGTACACTTCGCGCAAACCTTACTGACTCAACTGGCTCAACACCCCTTGCCTAAGCTCGTCCTGCTAAACGTCAACGTACCCGCAGTCCCATTACAAGACATCATGGGTGTTGCCATTACTCGCCAAGGCGTTCGACGTTACACAGACATTTTTCAGAAACGCCTAGACCCTAGGGGCAAAACCTACTATTGGCTGGCGGGAGAAGTGCTAGAGGATGTCACGGATGAAGTCGATCTCAAAGAGGGTAACGAGGCGCTTACGGATGTGCAAGCCATTCGTAACAACTACATTACTGTTACTCCACTCCAATACAACTTAACTTCTGTAGACGGACTCACCAATTTACAGAAGTGGCAAGTAAAGTTCCCGGACTATCCATTGCTTTAATCGCAGAAATAAATAGGTCTTTCGGGCAGGAGTTTTCTGTCAAGTGGCGAAAATCTCTTAAAAGTAGGGCTTCGATCACTAACAAAGGGAACAATTTTAATTAAGTTGGAATCATACAGGAGTTTCTCCAAACTAAATTATTTGTAGATTCAACGTTTGTAATAGCCAGTGTGAGGCCAGGGTGAGGTCAGTGAGCCATCGGGCTGATGAGGACTCCGCATTAATCTGCAATCAAGTTCATCTAGAGCATGCATAACCAATTTACAGTTAATTTTTGGGGAGTCAGGGGCAGTATTGCTTGTCCTGGGTCTGAAACTGTTCGCTACGGCGGCAATACACCTTGTGTTGAGATGCGCGTCAATGGTCATCGACTGATCTTTGATGGTGGCACTGGCCTGCGGGTTTTAGGGCAGAGCATGTTATCCGCTATGCCTGTAGAAGCTTACATGTTTTTTACGCACTCTCATTGGGATCATATTCAAGGCTTTCCCTTTTTTACCCCTGCTTTTATTAAAGGAAATCGCTTTCATATCTATGGGGCGATCGCGCCGAATGGCTCCGATGTGGAGCAGCGTTTGAACGATCAGATGCTTCACCCTAACTTTCCGGTGCCCCTCCAAGTGATGGGAGCCGAGCTGGATTTTCAAAGCATTGAGGTTGGCCAGCCTCTGCAAATTGACGACATCACCATCGAAAATGCACCACTGAATCACCCTGGTGAAGCCATTGGTTATCGAGTCAGTTGGAAGAATCATGCAGTTGCCTACGTCACCGATACGGAGCATTTCCCAGACCGCTTAGATGAAAACGCACTCTGGTTGGCCAGAGAAGCCGATGTTTTGATTTACGATGCCACTTACACCGACGAAGAATACCACTCACCCAAGACTAGTAAGGTTGGTTGGGGGCATTCTACCTGGCAAGAAGCCGTCAAGGTAGCCAAAGCGGCAGGGGTGAAAAAGCTGGTTATTTTCCACCACGACCCGATCCACAATGATGATTTTCTCGATCAGGTGGGAGAACAGGTAGCACGAGTTTTTCCAAATAGCCTGATGGCTTGGGAAGGATTATCGATTCAGCTCACCACTGTCGCTACGTTGCCCGAAGCAGAACTAGAACCATCGGTCGTCGAGGCGACCATCTCTGCCTCGGCTTAACGAACTCTGCTGCGAGACTTCTGGTCAGCCAAATCTTTTCGTTCACAAGCTCCTGCTATGTGTCAAAATGTAAAGCGTGTGGGTCACTTCTTCTCTAACATCTGTTTTAACGCCAACTGCTGTCGCCCTAGGAAATTTTGACGGCGTCCATCGAGGGCATCGGCAGGTAATTCAACCTGTCTTAAATTCTTCTGAGCTGGCTTATCCTACAGTCGTCACCTTCAATCCCCATCCTCAAGAATTCTTTTCTGGGCAACCCAGAGCGTTGTTGACGCCCCTGAACGAAAAAGTTTTACAGCTCAAAGGAATGGGGATTCGGCAACTTGTACTACTCCCGTTCGATCGCGAGTTGGCAGATTTAAGCCCCCAAGCATTTGTCAAAGAAATTTTGGTCCGACGACTCCAGGCTCAGCAAATTAGTGTGGGAGTTGACTTTCGCTTTGGGCGGCAACGTACTGGAACTGCCGCAGATTTACAAGCGATCGCCGCCACCTTTGGGATTATCGTTACCCCTGTTCCGCTTTGCACCTGTGCAGATGAGCGCATCAGTAGCTCTAATATTCGGGAGGCTCTGCAAACAGGCGACCTAAACCGAGCCAATCGCCTCTTAGGACGTTCCCATACTTTGGTGGGCCAAGTCGCGTTTGGGCAGCAATTGGGTAGAACCATTGGGTTTCCTACCGCTAATCTTCAGCTTCCGCCCGAAAAGTTTGTACCGCAACATGGAGTCTATGCCGTTCGCGTACACAGTCCTACGCTCAGCCACTTGCCCAGCCCGCATTTAGGAGTGATGAATATTGGTCATCGTCCTACCTTGAATGGCATCAGTCGCACTGTTGAAGTCCATTTGTTAGATTGGGACGGGGACTTGTATGGTCAGACGTTGATCGTCAGCTTAGAGCACTTTTTACGCCCAGAACAAAAATTTGCTTCTCTAGAGGCGTTAAAAAATCAGATTCAAGCAGATTGCTTAACTGCGCGATCGCTCTTGGCTACCGCACCTAGTGTCTAAGCCAACGTCTATCGAGCAGCCTGAAGTGTTCATTGAGGAAGTAAATCCAGTAAACTTCCCATCCTCACTCAGGCTAAATTTTGACATGATCAATCAAGGGTCACCCTTAGGGAGCAAAAACCAGTCATGCGAGAGCGTATTGAACGGCTAACTCAAAATCTCAGTCAAACGATTGTGGGGAAAGCCGATGCCATCCGATTAGTCTTAGTCGCGCTCATCTCTGGAGGGCATGCCTTACTAGAAGATGTGCCGGGAGTTGGTAAAACTCTGTTGGCTAAGTCCTTAGCGCGCTCGATTGACGGTAAATTCCAGCGCTTGCAGTGCACCCCTGATTTATTGCCCAGCGATGTTACAGGCACCAATATTTGGAATCCCCGCTCTGGTGAATTTGAGTTTCTCCCAGGGCCTGTCTTTGCGAACGTGCTACTGACCGATGAAATTAACCGAGCCACGCCTCGTACCCAATCAGCGCTGCTAGAAGTGATGGAAGAGCGGCAGGTGACAGTAGATGGAACTTCTCGGCCTGTCCCAAGCCCGTTTTTTGTCATTGCCACTCAAAACCCAGTGGAGTACCAAGGTACATTTCCGCTACCCGAAGCCCAGATGGATCGCTTCGCCCTCTCTCTAACGCTGGGCTATCCCAGTGAGCAAGAAGAATTGCAGATGTTGCAACGCTTGCAATCTGGCGTTAGCGTCAACGAATTAAAACCTTGTTTATCTCTAGAAGATATTCAGGAATTACGACGCTTGTGTTCTGCGGTCAAAGTAGAGCCTTCTTTGCAGCAATACATTTTGAACTTAGTTCGAGCGACCCGCGAAGATGAGGAAATTAATCTAGGGGTGAGTCCACGGGGAACCGTTGCCCTGCAACGAGCCGCACAAGCCTTGGCTTTTCTAGAAGACCGCGATTATGCCATTCCCGACGATATTAAGCTTTTGGCCCCCCATGTCCTGTCGCATCGCATCATTCCTGCCAGAGGGCAGCGTGGACGGGCGATCGTCGATCGCTTGCTACACTCTATTCCTATTCCTTAATTCCTAGTCCTCAGGCTAATTCTTGGACCTGATCAAACGCTGGCGCATCAAGGGGAATTGTGCAGGCAGGCGCTGAACTGTGTAGCGGTAATGTGACAGCAAACGTGGTTCCCGCATTTAACTGGCTGATGACCGAAATCTGTCCTTGGTGA
It encodes the following:
- a CDS encoding MBL fold metallo-hydrolase, which encodes MHNQFTVNFWGVRGSIACPGSETVRYGGNTPCVEMRVNGHRLIFDGGTGLRVLGQSMLSAMPVEAYMFFTHSHWDHIQGFPFFTPAFIKGNRFHIYGAIAPNGSDVEQRLNDQMLHPNFPVPLQVMGAELDFQSIEVGQPLQIDDITIENAPLNHPGEAIGYRVSWKNHAVAYVTDTEHFPDRLDENALWLAREADVLIYDATYTDEEYHSPKTSKVGWGHSTWQEAVKVAKAAGVKKLVIFHHDPIHNDDFLDQVGEQVARVFPNSLMAWEGLSIQLTTVATLPEAELEPSVVEATISASA
- the surE gene encoding 5'/3'-nucleotidase SurE, whose amino-acid sequence is MRLLVSNDDGIYALGIRSLANGMAEAGHEVTVVCPDRERSATGHGLTLHSPIRAEEVESVFHPSVKAWACSGTPSDCVKLALGALLDNPPDFVLSGINHGSNLGTDVLYSGTVSAAMEGVIEGIPSIAFSLTSFSCKEFQPAVHFAQTLLTQLAQHPLPKLVLLNVNVPAVPLQDIMGVAITRQGVRRYTDIFQKRLDPRGKTYYWLAGEVLEDVTDEVDLKEGNEALTDVQAIRNNYITVTPLQYNLTSVDGLTNLQKWQVKFPDYPLL
- a CDS encoding MoxR family ATPase is translated as MRERIERLTQNLSQTIVGKADAIRLVLVALISGGHALLEDVPGVGKTLLAKSLARSIDGKFQRLQCTPDLLPSDVTGTNIWNPRSGEFEFLPGPVFANVLLTDEINRATPRTQSALLEVMEERQVTVDGTSRPVPSPFFVIATQNPVEYQGTFPLPEAQMDRFALSLTLGYPSEQEELQMLQRLQSGVSVNELKPCLSLEDIQELRRLCSAVKVEPSLQQYILNLVRATREDEEINLGVSPRGTVALQRAAQALAFLEDRDYAIPDDIKLLAPHVLSHRIIPARGQRGRAIVDRLLHSIPIP
- a CDS encoding bifunctional riboflavin kinase/FAD synthetase; protein product: MWVTSSLTSVLTPTAVALGNFDGVHRGHRQVIQPVLNSSELAYPTVVTFNPHPQEFFSGQPRALLTPLNEKVLQLKGMGIRQLVLLPFDRELADLSPQAFVKEILVRRLQAQQISVGVDFRFGRQRTGTAADLQAIAATFGIIVTPVPLCTCADERISSSNIREALQTGDLNRANRLLGRSHTLVGQVAFGQQLGRTIGFPTANLQLPPEKFVPQHGVYAVRVHSPTLSHLPSPHLGVMNIGHRPTLNGISRTVEVHLLDWDGDLYGQTLIVSLEHFLRPEQKFASLEALKNQIQADCLTARSLLATAPSV